A genomic segment from Candidatus Binatia bacterium encodes:
- a CDS encoding ABC transporter permease, with the protein MIADSFRMPRRFLRGHYARLALTVFALACGVAQVAADDLAGRETLRAFVKIIDTVAGRAALQVSAGEGALFPEDVVKTISAVPGVELTVPVVSGTAFMADDSGELLTVQGMDIANKEAVAVYELRDEERGLDDPKLFLADAIVIPHAFADRRGLKLGDGLTIDTPRGQQHVTVRG; encoded by the coding sequence ATGATCGCCGACAGCTTTCGGATGCCGCGCCGCTTCTTGCGCGGACACTATGCGCGGCTGGCATTGACGGTTTTCGCCCTTGCTTGTGGCGTCGCGCAGGTCGCTGCCGATGATCTCGCGGGCCGTGAGACGCTGCGCGCCTTCGTGAAGATCATCGATACCGTCGCCGGGCGTGCCGCCCTGCAAGTGAGCGCAGGTGAAGGCGCCCTCTTTCCCGAGGACGTTGTGAAGACGATTTCCGCGGTGCCGGGCGTCGAGCTCACCGTGCCGGTGGTGAGCGGCACGGCGTTCATGGCGGACGACAGCGGCGAGCTGCTCACGGTTCAGGGCATGGACATCGCCAACAAGGAGGCGGTGGCGGTGTACGAGCTGCGGGACGAGGAACGTGGGCTCGACGACCCGAAGCTCTTTCTCGCGGATGCCATCGTCATCCCGCACGCGTTTGCCGACCGGCGCGGCCTGAAGCTCGGCGACGGGCTCACTATCGATACGCCTCGCGGCCAACAGCACGTCACCGTCCGCGGC
- a CDS encoding outer membrane lipoprotein-sorting protein — MASSSLALVFAAALWPTAPLIAMVRLRYLPFVFVALLWCAGSVADAEQDGLGLVTETWGRYRRVNTEREESEILIVSAPQAAGFSRAETEAMAREARSGVIHKRAVRHVLYAPDGHDKIHLLFSLPADDAGLGLLVWRQTAGAQDDMWLFMPGYRAVRRIPVSSKQRLAGTDLLYEDVRELAGERTDRFTYKIVAAEPVDGRAADVIVATPKAGTESAYSSRKIWVDKEWLFPLKIEFYDSQGSVWKVLRNTEIHEVAPGVRRADLAEMRDLQLKECTLLLVTKRSVGSEIPAQVFTEDYLVHPGAD, encoded by the coding sequence ATGGCGAGCAGTTCTCTGGCGCTTGTATTCGCCGCCGCCCTTTGGCCCACGGCTCCGCTGATCGCCATGGTGCGCCTCCGCTATTTACCGTTTGTGTTTGTCGCTCTGCTGTGGTGCGCCGGCTCGGTTGCTGACGCCGAGCAGGACGGCTTGGGGCTCGTCACAGAGACCTGGGGGCGATACCGCCGTGTGAACACCGAGAGGGAGGAGAGTGAGATCCTCATCGTGAGTGCGCCGCAGGCGGCTGGCTTTTCGCGCGCGGAGACCGAAGCCATGGCGCGCGAGGCGCGATCCGGGGTGATCCACAAGCGCGCCGTCCGCCACGTGCTCTACGCGCCGGACGGGCACGACAAGATCCATTTGCTGTTCTCACTGCCGGCCGATGATGCGGGCTTGGGCCTGCTCGTCTGGCGGCAGACCGCCGGCGCCCAGGACGACATGTGGCTGTTCATGCCAGGCTACCGCGCCGTGCGGCGCATCCCGGTGAGCAGCAAGCAGCGGTTGGCGGGCACTGATCTGCTCTATGAGGACGTGCGCGAGCTGGCCGGCGAGCGCACCGATCGGTTTACGTACAAGATCGTGGCGGCCGAGCCAGTCGACGGCCGAGCCGCGGACGTAATCGTTGCCACGCCGAAGGCGGGCACGGAGTCCGCCTACAGCAGCCGCAAGATCTGGGTGGACAAAGAGTGGCTCTTTCCCCTGAAGATAGAGTTTTACGACAGCCAAGGAAGCGTGTGGAAAGTGCTGCGCAACACCGAGATCCACGAGGTGGCACCTGGGGTGCGCCGGGCGGATTTGGCCGAGATGCGTGATCTGCAGCTGAAAGAATGCACACTGCTCCTGGTGACCAAGCGGAGCGTTGGGAGCGAAATCCCGGCACAGGTTTTCACAGAGGATTACCTGGTGCATCCGGGTGCCGACTGA
- a CDS encoding carboxyl transferase domain-containing protein, with protein MPMKKLLVANRGEIAVRIMHAAAELGIRTVAVFSEDDARSLHTRRADEACPLHGVGAAAYLDATQILAVAQARGCDAVHPGYGFLSENAAFARRAAAEGITFVGPHPETLEIFGDKTQARALAERCGVPVLRGTADTVTVEQAKNFLSSLGDGGAMMIKAVAGGGGRGMRVVRRPEEIDDAYARCQSEALQAFGNGKVYVEQLMARARHIEVQIIGDGSGSVSHLGERECSIQRRHQKLVEIAPCPSLSPGLRARLTADAVRMAETVRFHNAGTFEFLVAADAMGEDSPSVPSPNVGAQHAAPLREHAENTAYQASGRSVIDSPPIRGLGGGPPYAFIEANPRLQVEHTVTEEVLGIDLVRIQLQLAAGRSLAELSLLQADVPIPRGFAVQARINTETMDANGMARPSGGTLVAFEVPSGHGVRTDTCGYVGYQTNPNFDSLVAKLIGHSTSPRFGDAVGRTYRALGEFAIEGVRTNIPFLQRLLRHPEFVANRIHTRFVEDHITELVAPDDLPPPSVSHPFLTKERHPSHPILTKEGAGGRSLAGAKIDPTDPLAVLHYGKSEAAGPVIVEGRAGEAAGLEDTVVMHAPMQGTIVSMAVSEGETVRQGQPVLVMTAMKMEHVVEAPASGVVRRIGVAEGDTVPEGHALVFIEVRDVELSDAEESTPADLNSVRADLAEVHQRHAVTLDAARSDAVARRRKTGQRTARENVSDLCDPGTFVEYGALAIAAQRQRRSVEDLIERTPADGLIAGIGRVNGHLFGETKAQCAVLSYDYTVLAGTQGFQNHRKKDRMFELAERLRIPVVFFTEGGGGRPGDVDAPAVASLDCMAFHLFGKLSGLVPLIGINSGRCFAGNAALLGCCDVIIATDNSNIGMGGPAMIEGGGLGVFRPEEVGPMGVQVPNGVVDIAVADEAEAVRVAKQYLSYFQGPITQWESADQRLLRGIIPENRLRVYEVRSVIETLADTGSVLELRRHFGLGMVTAFIRIEGRPLGVIANNPKHLAGAIDTPGADKAARFMQLCDAFDIPILFLCDTPGIMVGPEVEKTALVRHCCRMFVIGANLSVPFFTIVLRKGYGLGAQAMGGGSHKAPLFTVSWPTGEFGGMGLEGAVKLGFRKELAAVEDPEERKQLFEHIVTRAYEHGKALSTATYFEIDDVIDPAESRQWITSLLRSAPPPARTHKKRPCVDTW; from the coding sequence ATTCCCATGAAGAAACTTCTGGTGGCAAACCGAGGCGAGATTGCCGTGCGGATCATGCACGCGGCGGCGGAGCTGGGCATCCGCACCGTCGCAGTGTTCTCGGAGGACGACGCCCGCTCGCTCCATACGCGTAGGGCGGACGAGGCTTGCCCCCTGCACGGCGTGGGGGCCGCCGCCTACCTCGACGCGACGCAGATCCTCGCCGTTGCCCAGGCACGCGGCTGCGACGCCGTCCACCCGGGCTATGGCTTTCTCAGTGAGAACGCCGCGTTTGCTCGGCGCGCTGCCGCGGAAGGCATCACCTTTGTTGGGCCGCATCCCGAGACGCTGGAGATCTTTGGTGACAAGACCCAGGCGCGGGCGCTGGCAGAGCGCTGCGGGGTGCCAGTGCTGAGGGGCACAGCGGACACGGTGACGGTAGAGCAGGCCAAGAACTTTCTCTCGTCGCTGGGAGATGGCGGCGCCATGATGATCAAGGCAGTCGCGGGTGGTGGCGGCCGTGGCATGCGGGTGGTGCGTCGTCCCGAGGAGATCGACGACGCCTATGCGCGCTGTCAGTCGGAGGCGCTCCAGGCCTTCGGGAACGGCAAGGTGTATGTGGAGCAGCTCATGGCTCGCGCCCGGCACATTGAAGTGCAGATCATCGGCGACGGGTCTGGCAGTGTCAGCCATCTTGGCGAGCGGGAATGCAGTATCCAGAGGCGGCATCAAAAGCTCGTCGAGATCGCGCCCTGCCCCAGCTTGTCACCAGGCTTGCGCGCACGCCTCACCGCGGATGCTGTCCGGATGGCCGAGACGGTGCGTTTCCACAACGCCGGTACGTTCGAATTTCTGGTCGCCGCCGATGCCATGGGTGAAGATTCCCCCTCCGTACCTTCTCCGAATGTAGGGGCGCAGCATGCTGCGCCGCTACGGGAGCACGCGGAAAATACGGCATACCAAGCCAGTGGCCGGTCAGTTATCGACAGTCCACCAATCAGGGGGCTGGGGGGAGGTCCGCCTTACGCATTCATCGAGGCCAACCCGAGGTTGCAGGTCGAGCACACGGTCACGGAAGAAGTGCTGGGCATTGACCTCGTACGGATCCAGCTCCAGCTGGCCGCTGGCCGCTCGCTGGCGGAGCTGAGCCTGCTGCAGGCGGATGTGCCGATACCGCGAGGGTTCGCGGTGCAGGCCCGCATCAACACCGAGACGATGGATGCCAACGGCATGGCTCGACCTAGCGGTGGAACCCTGGTGGCATTCGAGGTGCCGTCGGGTCACGGGGTGCGGACGGATACCTGCGGCTATGTCGGCTATCAGACCAATCCCAACTTCGACTCCCTGGTTGCCAAGCTCATTGGCCATTCGACCTCGCCGCGCTTCGGCGATGCGGTCGGGCGAACGTATCGCGCCCTGGGGGAGTTCGCGATCGAGGGTGTGCGCACCAACATTCCGTTCCTGCAGCGGCTGCTGCGGCACCCGGAATTCGTGGCCAATCGTATCCATACCCGCTTTGTGGAAGACCACATTACCGAGCTGGTCGCGCCTGACGACCTCCCCCCGCCCTCGGTCTCTCACCCCTTCCTTACCAAGGAGCGACATCCCTCTCACCCCATCCTTACCAAGGAGGGGGCTGGGGGGAGGTCGCTTGCCGGCGCCAAGATCGATCCAACCGACCCGCTCGCCGTCCTGCATTACGGAAAGAGTGAAGCCGCCGGGCCGGTGATAGTCGAGGGTCGAGCGGGCGAGGCGGCCGGGCTGGAAGACACCGTCGTGATGCACGCGCCCATGCAGGGTACGATCGTCAGTATGGCCGTGTCCGAGGGCGAGACCGTACGTCAGGGTCAGCCGGTTCTGGTCATGACCGCAATGAAGATGGAACATGTCGTCGAGGCCCCGGCCAGCGGTGTGGTGCGACGCATCGGGGTGGCGGAAGGCGACACTGTGCCCGAGGGACATGCCCTCGTCTTCATCGAGGTGCGCGATGTAGAGCTGTCAGACGCGGAGGAATCGACGCCCGCTGACTTGAACTCCGTGCGTGCCGATCTCGCCGAGGTACACCAGCGCCACGCCGTCACGCTTGATGCCGCGCGGTCGGACGCTGTAGCGCGGCGCAGGAAGACGGGCCAGCGCACCGCGCGCGAGAACGTATCCGACCTCTGTGATCCGGGAACATTCGTAGAGTACGGTGCGCTGGCGATCGCAGCGCAGCGGCAGCGGCGCTCGGTCGAGGACCTGATCGAGCGCACGCCAGCCGACGGGCTGATCGCCGGCATCGGCCGCGTCAACGGACACCTGTTCGGCGAGACCAAGGCGCAGTGCGCCGTCCTGTCATACGACTACACCGTGTTGGCGGGCACCCAGGGGTTCCAGAACCACCGGAAGAAAGATCGGATGTTCGAGTTGGCCGAGCGGTTGCGCATCCCGGTGGTGTTCTTCACCGAAGGCGGTGGCGGGCGCCCGGGAGACGTCGATGCGCCCGCGGTGGCGAGCCTGGACTGCATGGCGTTTCATCTCTTTGGCAAGCTCAGCGGACTGGTGCCGCTGATCGGCATCAACTCCGGCCGATGTTTTGCGGGTAACGCAGCCTTACTCGGTTGTTGTGACGTAATCATTGCGACGGACAACTCCAACATCGGCATGGGTGGCCCGGCGATGATCGAAGGCGGCGGGCTGGGCGTCTTCCGTCCGGAAGAGGTGGGTCCGATGGGCGTGCAGGTGCCCAACGGCGTCGTCGACATTGCGGTGGCCGACGAGGCCGAGGCGGTGCGCGTGGCGAAGCAATATCTCTCCTATTTTCAGGGGCCCATCACGCAGTGGGAGTCTGCTGACCAACGGTTGCTGCGCGGCATCATCCCGGAGAATCGGCTGCGGGTCTACGAAGTGCGGTCGGTCATCGAGACGTTGGCGGACACTGGTTCGGTGCTTGAGCTGCGCCGGCATTTCGGCCTCGGCATGGTGACCGCCTTCATTAGAATAGAGGGCCGGCCATTGGGGGTGATCGCCAACAACCCGAAGCATCTTGCCGGCGCCATCGATACTCCCGGCGCGGACAAGGCCGCCCGGTTCATGCAGCTGTGCGACGCCTTCGACATCCCGATTCTGTTCCTGTGCGACACCCCCGGCATCATGGTCGGTCCGGAGGTGGAGAAGACGGCGTTGGTGCGGCACTGTTGCCGGATGTTTGTGATCGGTGCGAACTTGAGCGTACCGTTCTTCACCATCGTGCTGCGCAAGGGCTACGGGCTGGGGGCGCAAGCCATGGGCGGCGGCAGCCACAAGGCGCCGCTGTTCACGGTCTCGTGGCCCACCGGTGAGTTCGGCGGCATGGGCCTCGAAGGCGCGGTGAAGCTCGGCTTCCGCAAAGAGCTGGCGGCGGTCGAAGATCCCGAAGAGCGCAAGCAGTTGTTCGAGCACATCGTGACGCGGGCCTACGAACACGGCAAAGCGCTGAGCACCGCCACCTACTTCGAGATCGACGACGTGATCGACCCGGCCGAGTCGCGCCAATGGATCACCAGTTTACTGCGTTCGGCCCCGCCGCCGGCGCGGACGCACAAGAAGCGGCCGTGTGTCGATACGTGGTGA